One window of the Candidatus Jettenia sp. genome contains the following:
- the galT gene encoding galactose-1-phosphate uridylyltransferase — protein MPELRKDPVSGRWVIIATERAMRPSDFRTEPQIIKGGFCPFCEGNEDKTPPEIMAYREKGTQPNAKGWRVRVVPNKFPALRVEGNLNKHGEGIYDVMNGIGAHEVIIESPRHIISITELDNDHVEEILWTYRDRLVDLKKDKRFIYGLLFKNVGIAAGASLEHSHSQLIVTSIVPITVMHEMSGCEEFYKYRGRCLFCDMVQQEISTGVRIVVEEDNFVAFAPYASRFPFEIWILPKNHSSHFENLQKLEIEELAQVLRMTLLKLEASLEFPPYNYIVHTTPFVFGEIEHYHWHIEIIPRLTKVAGFEWGSGFYINTVTPESAAEFLRNVSTEKKIEG, from the coding sequence ATGCCCGAACTTCGAAAGGATCCTGTTTCGGGACGCTGGGTAATTATTGCTACAGAAAGGGCTATGCGACCAAGTGATTTTCGGACAGAACCACAGATTATTAAAGGTGGTTTCTGCCCTTTTTGTGAAGGAAATGAGGATAAAACTCCCCCCGAAATTATGGCATATCGAGAAAAGGGTACTCAACCAAATGCGAAAGGTTGGAGAGTAAGAGTGGTACCTAATAAATTTCCAGCGTTGAGAGTTGAAGGAAATTTGAATAAACACGGCGAAGGAATCTACGATGTGATGAACGGTATTGGAGCACATGAAGTAATTATCGAAAGCCCAAGACATATCATTTCTATAACAGAGCTTGATAATGATCATGTCGAAGAAATATTGTGGACATACCGGGATAGATTAGTGGATTTGAAAAAAGACAAACGTTTTATCTACGGATTACTTTTTAAGAATGTTGGTATAGCTGCCGGAGCATCACTGGAGCATTCCCATTCACAATTGATTGTTACCTCCATTGTGCCTATTACTGTCATGCACGAGATGAGCGGATGTGAAGAATTTTATAAATACCGAGGCCGTTGCTTATTTTGTGATATGGTACAACAGGAGATCTCTACGGGAGTAAGAATCGTGGTAGAAGAGGATAACTTTGTTGCATTTGCACCCTATGCTTCAAGATTTCCGTTTGAAATATGGATTCTACCAAAAAATCATTCCTCCCATTTTGAGAATTTGCAAAAACTCGAGATTGAAGAACTGGCTCAAGTGTTACGGATGACTCTTCTTAAGCTCGAAGCATCATTAGAATTTCCCCCTTATAATTACATTGTTCACACAACACCTTTTGTTTTTGGGGAAATAGAACATTATCATTGGCATATCGAGATTATTCCCCGATTGACAAAAGTTGCAGGATTTGAATGGGGTAGTGGTTTTTATATAAATACGGTGACACCAGAAAGCGCTGCAGAATTTCTGAGAAATGTAAGTACAGAGAAGAAGATTGAGGGATAA
- a CDS encoding cobalamin biosynthesis protein, with amino-acid sequence MIAPYVKDKYTDPAIVVIDDVGRFVISMLSGHEGGANQLAYQVAAILHTDAVITTGTDAQKDLIIGIGCKRGISPEIVKESIIHALQKVNLEIEQVRLLSTIDIKSEEPGLLQASEELGIPLRVISACEIATCMKEYSKSDFVKEKIGVWGVCEPAALIAGRKTQLILTKQKYPGMTIAIARENFMW; translated from the coding sequence ATGATTGCGCCTTATGTAAAAGATAAATATACAGACCCTGCCATAGTAGTAATTGATGATGTAGGACGTTTTGTTATCAGTATGCTTTCCGGTCATGAAGGAGGAGCAAATCAATTGGCTTACCAGGTTGCTGCCATATTACATACGGATGCAGTAATCACAACAGGTACCGATGCGCAGAAAGACCTTATCATTGGTATCGGTTGTAAAAGAGGCATTTCGCCGGAAATTGTTAAGGAATCTATTATTCATGCGCTTCAAAAAGTAAATCTTGAGATAGAGCAAGTTAGATTACTCTCTACTATCGATATTAAATCTGAAGAACCAGGTTTATTGCAAGCATCAGAGGAACTTGGTATTCCATTAAGGGTTATCTCTGCATGTGAAATTGCAACCTGTATGAAAGAATATAGCAAATCCGATTTTGTTAAAGAGAAAATAGGCGTGTGGGGGGTATGTGAACCCGCTGCACTTATTGCTGGGAGGAAAACACAATTAATTCTGACAAAACAGAAATATCCAGGGATGACCATAGCCATCGCCCGGGAAAACTTTATGTGGTAG
- a CDS encoding c-type cytochrome, protein MRKGMIKIGLVAALGIVGVVTAGEVMAGTPQVIATIQTGPEWEPLPRGEPLTVPEVHYRVKHSPYKSELVRYGQFLFNDASWGLQGEYACASCHYERGQTTGLIWDLGDEGWGSWKNTKYIRGGRYLPPFRHEGFTGHPDEIVGATSSLDRVCGRDPGFVFRSENFSPERLESIICYIRSLEFTGSPFRNADGSLTEAQKRGEKLFNDPKIGCVECHPGESSDPKALYSDAQTHDVGTGRVGVKGFRSTPGKVYNMKALEAGEDPYGEESDTPIIGLDLVKEFDTPTLRDIYASGTYFHDGSARTLMDTINNSVTEKDMHGRTSHLSQQELEDLVEFMKAL, encoded by the coding sequence ATGAGAAAAGGAATGATAAAGATCGGATTAGTTGCAGCCCTTGGGATAGTGGGGGTAGTAACAGCCGGTGAGGTAATGGCGGGGACGCCACAGGTAATAGCGACGATACAGACGGGGCCGGAGTGGGAGCCACTTCCCAGAGGTGAGCCATTAACGGTGCCTGAGGTGCATTATCGGGTAAAGCACTCACCCTATAAGAGTGAATTGGTCAGGTACGGCCAGTTCCTGTTTAACGATGCCTCATGGGGGTTACAGGGCGAGTATGCATGTGCGAGTTGTCATTATGAGAGAGGTCAGACAACCGGACTCATCTGGGATTTGGGAGACGAAGGTTGGGGAAGCTGGAAGAATACGAAGTATATCCGTGGTGGTAGGTATTTGCCACCCTTCAGACATGAGGGATTTACGGGACATCCGGATGAGATCGTAGGGGCAACAAGTTCACTCGATAGGGTATGTGGTAGAGACCCTGGGTTTGTGTTCAGGAGTGAGAACTTTTCACCGGAGCGATTAGAGTCAATCATCTGTTACATTCGGTCACTGGAGTTTACGGGAAGTCCATTCAGGAATGCGGATGGTAGTTTGACCGAGGCACAGAAGAGGGGTGAGAAGCTGTTTAATGATCCGAAGATAGGATGTGTAGAATGTCATCCTGGTGAGTCAAGCGATCCGAAGGCACTCTATAGTGATGCACAGACGCATGATGTAGGAACCGGCAGGGTAGGAGTAAAGGGGTTCAGGTCAACACCGGGTAAGGTCTATAACATGAAGGCATTGGAGGCTGGCGAGGATCCATATGGGGAAGAGAGTGATACCCCGATCATAGGGTTAGACCTGGTAAAAGAGTTTGATACGCCGACCTTGAGGGACATTTATGCATCAGGGACTTATTTCCATGATGGAAGTGCAAGGACGTTGATGGATACGATCAACAATAGCGTGACAGAGAAAGATATGCACGGCAGGACATCGCATCTGAGTCAACAGGAGTTGGAAGATTTAGTCGAATTCATGAAGGCTTTATAA
- a CDS encoding beta-propeller fold lactonase family protein — MKGRGLIGALVIGVSVMVGGGVASAGYIQGTHVKTDLPSPFFVTTSPDGNTLFVVNQSGHSVTFVDTKSRKVVGEVAVQVQPEAAAPTPDGSFLYVCNAESDSVSVIDIARKQVVKEIKVGDWPSGIKISKDGKTAYVACSGNMWNTVDVIDTGRMEKIRSIYTSDYGPRTLDISPDGKTLAVINDSVGSINRSVNFIDVASGKVTEKRVIRESSNLRDVVYTPDGQYIVVTYETPKNWLPVCEAENGQVFTNNIAVLETKPGGKVARLPLDELNNYDGNPYGLAMDPQGRYVYVGVRGMHRVTILDMNKALSIVRGNSQAELDYLRDDLGLVRDYLVARVPVGLGPSSVCLSPDGKFCYAANYFSNNISVIKTPVD; from the coding sequence ATGAAAGGAAGAGGTTTGATAGGTGCGTTGGTGATAGGGGTATCGGTGATGGTAGGTGGAGGAGTAGCCAGTGCGGGGTACATACAGGGGACGCATGTGAAGACAGATTTGCCATCGCCTTTTTTTGTCACGACGTCACCGGATGGGAATACGTTATTTGTGGTGAACCAGTCAGGGCATAGCGTTACATTTGTTGATACCAAGAGCCGGAAGGTTGTTGGAGAGGTTGCGGTTCAGGTACAGCCTGAGGCAGCTGCGCCGACTCCTGATGGTTCGTTTTTGTATGTATGTAATGCAGAGAGCGACAGCGTATCGGTGATCGATATAGCGAGGAAGCAGGTTGTCAAAGAGATCAAGGTTGGCGACTGGCCAAGCGGTATAAAGATTTCGAAGGACGGCAAGACGGCTTACGTTGCATGTTCCGGAAACATGTGGAACACGGTTGACGTGATCGATACGGGAAGGATGGAGAAGATTCGGTCTATCTATACGAGTGATTATGGTCCAAGGACATTAGATATATCGCCCGATGGAAAGACACTGGCAGTAATCAATGATTCGGTTGGTTCCATTAACAGGAGCGTGAATTTTATTGATGTGGCAAGCGGGAAGGTAACCGAGAAGAGGGTTATCCGTGAGAGTTCCAATTTAAGGGATGTTGTCTATACTCCTGATGGTCAGTATATTGTGGTGACGTATGAAACACCGAAGAACTGGTTGCCGGTATGCGAGGCAGAGAATGGACAGGTATTTACGAACAACATAGCGGTGTTAGAGACCAAGCCAGGTGGTAAGGTAGCACGGTTGCCCCTTGATGAGCTCAATAACTACGATGGGAATCCGTATGGGCTGGCGATGGATCCTCAGGGAAGATATGTGTATGTTGGGGTAAGAGGGATGCATAGGGTAACGATATTGGATATGAACAAGGCGCTAAGCATTGTTCGGGGAAATTCCCAGGCAGAGCTTGATTATCTCAGGGATGATCTTGGATTAGTAAGGGATTATTTAGTGGCCAGAGTGCCTGTAGGTCTTGGGCCTAGTTCCGTATGTTTGTCTCCTGATGGGAAGTTTTGCTATGCAGCCAACTATTTTTCCAATAACATATCGGTAATCAAGACGCCGGTGGATTAA
- the glgA gene encoding glycogen synthase GlgA: MRVAYLSSEVIPFAKTGGLADIAGAIPKSIQKQGVEIIVIMPLYGIIKENHYPLTKTDIQVEVRIGDTLRTGSVYRGFLPDTQVPIYFLDNDQYYGRKGLYNYPCTTKDYEDNSERFIFFAQAALKAIEKLKICPDIVHCNDWQTGLIPVYLKTTYAKRECFRNTKIMMTIHNLAYQGIFWHWDMKLTGLDWSLFNWKQLEFYGKLNFLKSGIVFSDLITTVSKTYAKEIQTPEYGVGLDSVLKERAKDLYGIINGIDYTIWNPEIDKLIIANYGRKDLRGKLLCKRALQNKFKLPEKDIPLVAMITRLTAQKGLDLVVDKFQDLMKINLQFILLGNGEQRYHKLFQDYAKAFPSKVAVKLAFDERSAHEIEAGADIFLMPSRFEPCGLNQLYSLKYGTVPIVRGTGGLADTITDIGSRAAPHKEANGFLFEKYDSDLLMATIVKAIDFFKNKTRWAELMRNGMAQDWSLERSALEYIALYKRLGEGK; this comes from the coding sequence GTGAGAGTTGCCTATTTATCATCAGAAGTTATACCGTTTGCAAAAACTGGCGGTCTTGCCGATATAGCCGGGGCAATACCGAAAAGTATTCAGAAGCAAGGTGTGGAAATTATAGTAATTATGCCACTCTACGGTATAATAAAAGAAAACCATTATCCTCTGACAAAAACAGATATCCAGGTTGAGGTAAGAATTGGTGATACATTGAGGACTGGGTCTGTATACAGAGGTTTTTTGCCAGATACGCAAGTACCGATTTACTTTTTGGATAATGATCAATACTACGGAAGAAAAGGGTTGTACAACTACCCTTGTACAACAAAAGATTATGAGGATAATAGTGAACGCTTCATCTTTTTTGCCCAAGCAGCTTTAAAAGCTATCGAAAAGTTAAAGATTTGTCCTGATATAGTGCATTGTAATGACTGGCAAACAGGGCTTATTCCCGTCTATCTAAAAACAACTTATGCAAAAAGAGAATGTTTCAGAAATACGAAGATAATGATGACTATTCATAATCTTGCGTATCAGGGGATATTCTGGCATTGGGATATGAAGCTTACCGGTCTGGATTGGAGCCTTTTTAACTGGAAACAATTAGAATTCTATGGAAAACTAAATTTCTTAAAGAGCGGAATTGTTTTTAGCGATCTTATCACTACGGTTAGTAAGACTTACGCAAAAGAGATTCAAACTCCCGAGTATGGTGTTGGTTTGGATAGTGTATTAAAAGAAAGAGCAAAAGATCTTTATGGAATTATTAACGGGATTGATTACACCATATGGAATCCGGAAATCGATAAGCTTATAATTGCAAATTATGGAAGAAAAGACCTTCGCGGGAAATTACTTTGCAAAAGGGCTTTACAAAATAAATTTAAACTTCCGGAAAAAGACATCCCTCTTGTTGCAATGATAACACGTTTGACCGCACAGAAGGGATTAGATTTAGTTGTGGATAAGTTTCAGGATTTAATGAAAATAAATCTTCAATTTATTTTGTTGGGTAATGGTGAGCAACGATATCATAAATTATTTCAGGATTATGCAAAAGCATTTCCTTCAAAAGTAGCAGTAAAATTGGCTTTTGACGAACGTTCTGCTCATGAAATTGAGGCTGGAGCGGATATATTCCTCATGCCATCTCGATTTGAGCCATGTGGACTTAATCAGTTATATAGTTTAAAATATGGAACAGTTCCAATAGTTCGAGGCACTGGAGGCCTTGCTGATACCATAACCGACATCGGCTCAAGAGCTGCTCCTCATAAGGAGGCAAATGGATTTTTATTTGAAAAATACGATTCAGATTTACTTATGGCTACTATTGTAAAGGCAATAGACTTTTTTAAGAATAAGACTCGATGGGCCGAGCTTATGAGAAATGGAATGGCGCAGGATTGGTCATTAGAAAGAAGTGCGCTTGAATACATTGCGCTTTATAAAAGATTAGGAGAAGGAAAATAG
- the cobJ gene encoding precorrin-3B C(17)-methyltransferase has product MVGIGPGSKYEISQRALDALKDSDTIIGYTLYIDLIRDIIENKHIIASTMRKEIDRVKSAIQEAQTGKKVSIISSGDPGVYGMAGLVLEMISKENIPVSVEIVPGIPAANAAAAALGAPLMHDYVVISLSDLLTPWEVIERRVKSAAEADFVIVLYNPKSSQRDWQIEKTAEIILEYKSPHTPVGIVKDVTREGETIVVTTLDKMTSHPIDMTTIIVIGNSTTFLYRDYMITKRGYLF; this is encoded by the coding sequence GTGGTAGGTATAGGTCCTGGATCAAAATATGAGATTAGCCAGAGGGCGCTAGATGCATTAAAAGATTCCGATACCATTATTGGTTATACACTTTATATCGATCTCATACGGGATATCATAGAAAATAAACATATTATTGCCTCAACCATGCGGAAGGAGATTGATCGTGTAAAATCGGCGATTCAAGAGGCACAGACCGGGAAAAAGGTGTCTATTATAAGCAGCGGCGATCCTGGCGTTTATGGTATGGCAGGACTTGTACTGGAAATGATCAGTAAAGAAAATATACCTGTATCGGTTGAAATTGTTCCGGGCATCCCCGCCGCAAATGCTGCCGCAGCTGCCCTCGGTGCGCCGCTCATGCATGATTATGTTGTTATCAGCCTTAGTGATTTACTAACACCCTGGGAGGTTATAGAAAGGCGTGTAAAATCTGCTGCTGAAGCAGATTTTGTTATAGTGCTCTATAATCCCAAAAGTTCACAAAGAGATTGGCAAATTGAAAAAACTGCTGAAATTATTCTTGAATATAAATCTCCTCATACTCCGGTCGGCATTGTGAAGGATGTAACGAGGGAAGGAGAAACTATCGTTGTTACAACGCTTGATAAAATGACCTCTCATCCGATTGATATGACGACTATCATTGTCATTGGTAATTCAACTACATTTTTATATCGCGACTATATGATAACAAAAAGAGGCTATCTCTTTTAA
- a CDS encoding DUF1573 domain-containing protein, which yields MKQVKTYIIILLIFIIKFDISIANITKTEDSSKKTIGKPKIVFEEQVYDFGKIYIGENVKHGFKFKNIGSGELIIKNVKSSCGCTAALVSKDKLLNNEEGEVEIKFNPGHYVGKTTKSVVVNSNDPENPQYRLTITGEIIEEVIVNQKLINFGIIKKGDACTRSFEVKTIPELKIEIKKVESPNPYITIAQNKINDNHYSYQVVMNKYDYIGRFTGIIFIYTNSSKQERIDIPFFGEIVGDVTFYPDVLSFGYIQKGQDVKKTVIVNFMNKNVKIEKIEIDPDTVNYQISELSNSKKIDVKLSKDSAVGKITGNLKIYTNSSIQPVITIPIHGEIKG from the coding sequence ATGAAACAAGTTAAGACTTACATAATAATCCTCTTAATTTTTATAATAAAATTTGACATCTCAATAGCGAATATTACAAAAACTGAAGATAGTAGTAAAAAAACCATAGGAAAGCCTAAAATAGTTTTTGAAGAACAAGTATATGATTTTGGTAAAATTTATATTGGCGAGAATGTAAAACATGGATTTAAATTTAAAAATATAGGATCTGGTGAATTAATTATAAAGAATGTTAAATCATCATGTGGTTGCACTGCCGCTCTTGTATCAAAAGATAAATTATTAAATAATGAAGAGGGAGAAGTAGAGATAAAGTTTAATCCCGGTCATTATGTTGGTAAAACAACAAAATCAGTTGTGGTAAATTCTAACGATCCGGAAAATCCACAATATAGATTAACTATTACCGGAGAAATAATTGAAGAGGTTATAGTCAATCAGAAACTCATTAATTTTGGTATTATCAAAAAAGGAGATGCTTGCACCAGGAGTTTTGAGGTAAAAACAATACCAGAATTAAAAATTGAAATAAAGAAGGTAGAATCGCCAAATCCTTATATTACAATTGCTCAGAATAAAATAAATGATAATCACTATAGTTATCAAGTTGTAATGAATAAATATGATTATATCGGAAGATTTACAGGAATTATTTTTATCTACACAAATAGTAGTAAACAGGAAAGAATTGATATACCATTTTTTGGAGAAATTGTTGGTGATGTAACCTTTTATCCTGATGTTTTATCTTTTGGTTATATTCAAAAGGGACAAGATGTTAAAAAAACGGTAATTGTCAATTTTATGAATAAAAATGTAAAAATAGAAAAAATTGAGATTGATCCTGATACGGTAAATTATCAGATATCTGAGTTAAGTAATAGCAAAAAAATTGATGTCAAGTTGAGCAAGGATAGTGCAGTTGGAAAAATTACAGGAAACTTAAAGATATATACGAATAGTAGTATTCAACCGGTCATTACTATTCCTATTCATGGTGAAATAAAAGGATAA
- a CDS encoding YqhA family protein: protein MTDRDVLSIINNAFIHIGRYFVAIASILTILASGFLIFAGIWEFINGIPDIFNFLFDHGDHHFELSVHFISAIDLFMVAVVMFVMGIGLFELFVDKNQSVSYPHWLRIHDLNDLKEKLIAAAVVVIVITFLKHIVMWENPLETLYFGGAIAIVILSITLFSKLVVGTDAKKRKEYETK, encoded by the coding sequence ATGACTGATCGTGATGTTCTATCTATAATAAATAATGCCTTTATTCATATTGGACGATATTTTGTAGCAATAGCCTCTATTCTTACGATTTTGGCCTCTGGTTTTTTAATCTTTGCAGGAATTTGGGAGTTTATTAACGGTATCCCCGATATATTCAATTTTCTGTTCGATCATGGAGATCATCATTTTGAACTCTCCGTACATTTCATTTCTGCTATAGACTTATTCATGGTTGCTGTGGTAATGTTTGTTATGGGAATTGGACTTTTTGAATTATTTGTAGATAAAAATCAATCTGTTAGCTATCCTCACTGGTTGAGAATACATGATCTGAATGATTTAAAGGAAAAATTGATTGCTGCAGCCGTGGTAGTCATTGTTATTACTTTTTTAAAACATATTGTAATGTGGGAAAACCCATTGGAGACCTTATATTTTGGTGGCGCAATAGCTATCGTTATTTTGTCGATTACGTTATTCTCAAAGCTGGTGGTAGGCACTGATGCGAAAAAAAGAAAGGAATATGAGACAAAATAA
- a CDS encoding response regulator, with translation MMKTILVVEDDKNQLLLYKQELSLEGYNVITAKDGLEAIQKVNEQIPDLIVMDINMPKMNGIESMSRILQERKIPIIINTAYSSYKDDFMSWSADAYIIKSSDLKELKNKIRELIGYEE, from the coding sequence ATGATGAAAACAATTCTCGTAGTGGAGGATGATAAAAATCAACTCTTACTCTATAAACAAGAACTATCGCTTGAGGGATATAATGTTATTACTGCGAAGGATGGTTTGGAAGCTATACAAAAGGTAAATGAACAGATACCTGATCTTATCGTGATGGATATCAATATGCCAAAGATGAATGGTATTGAATCAATGAGCAGAATTTTACAGGAACGAAAGATACCAATAATTATTAACACCGCTTATAGTAGCTACAAGGATGACTTTATGTCGTGGTCTGCCGATGCTTATATTATTAAGTCTTCTGACTTAAAAGAATTAAAAAACAAGATCAGGGAGTTAATAGGGTACGAGGAATAA
- a CDS encoding ATP-binding protein, with product MFPHILKDNVEDIFKNIIDALDAGLSILDKDLHIIWSNKILSDMLNLKYNPIGKACYDVYKCGCSDITNCSVLKMLSHGERQYSETQLITEKGERQYIKNISVPIRDEKDDIISLIRFSIDVTEKEEKIRQLSLLRKLSELMHGTLQIDRLLHLILTCVTAGTALGFNRSRLFLVDKERNIVYGKMAVGPSSWEEAYKIWGEIANKYERLEDLIRASEDNYRDDTPLHMITRLMAYSLTDEKELIVSCIKSKKPILEKNAFYNPNINKKFVSMIDANEFVCVPLIVKEEAIGVICADNFYSCKPITEEHVQLLSTFASQAALAIENAEAYKKLGEKIQQLGETQERLIRSERLAVIGNMAAYIAHEIRNPLVTIGGFARAILRTSDQNNQTRQSIEVIVEEVKRLEKILANIMDFSKPYEPVKILSQINEILENTCSLMEPYFKSGNIQLTKKLDTKIPKIIMDSTQMKQVFLNIIKNAVESMPDGGMLTVETMPEGKYIKINIIDRGKGMTAKTMKNIFTPFFTTKMDGTGVGLAVSQKIVDDHGGYIKVNSSLSEGTTFSIYLPVKKEQP from the coding sequence ATGTTCCCTCACATCCTAAAAGATAACGTTGAAGACATTTTCAAGAATATTATAGATGCACTCGATGCCGGACTATCTATTTTAGATAAAGACTTACATATCATTTGGTCTAATAAAATCCTTTCTGATATGTTAAATTTAAAATACAATCCTATAGGGAAAGCATGTTACGATGTGTATAAATGTGGATGTTCGGATATTACGAATTGTTCTGTTCTTAAAATGCTTTCGCATGGTGAGAGGCAATATAGTGAGACCCAGCTTATTACAGAAAAAGGAGAAAGGCAATATATTAAAAATATTTCAGTACCTATTAGAGACGAGAAAGATGATATTATTTCCTTAATTAGATTTTCAATAGATGTTACCGAGAAGGAAGAAAAGATTCGTCAACTTTCTTTATTACGGAAACTTTCCGAGTTAATGCATGGAACATTGCAAATTGATCGGCTACTTCATTTAATTTTGACCTGTGTGACAGCCGGAACTGCTTTAGGATTTAATCGTTCAAGGCTTTTTCTTGTGGATAAAGAACGAAATATTGTCTATGGAAAGATGGCTGTTGGGCCCTCCAGCTGGGAAGAAGCATATAAGATATGGGGTGAAATAGCCAATAAGTATGAAAGATTAGAAGATCTCATTAGAGCATCTGAAGATAATTACCGTGATGATACTCCATTGCATATGATTACAAGGTTAATGGCATATTCTTTGACAGATGAAAAAGAGCTCATTGTATCATGTATAAAGAGTAAAAAACCTATTTTAGAAAAAAATGCCTTTTATAATCCTAATATTAATAAAAAATTTGTAAGCATGATTGATGCAAATGAATTTGTTTGTGTACCGTTAATCGTAAAAGAAGAAGCGATTGGAGTTATTTGCGCTGATAATTTTTATAGTTGTAAACCTATAACAGAAGAGCATGTTCAACTTTTAAGCACCTTTGCAAGCCAGGCAGCATTAGCAATTGAAAATGCAGAAGCATATAAAAAATTAGGGGAAAAGATTCAACAACTCGGAGAGACCCAAGAAAGATTAATTCGCTCGGAAAGACTTGCCGTTATAGGCAATATGGCAGCATATATTGCTCACGAAATCCGTAACCCACTGGTAACTATTGGCGGTTTTGCAAGAGCTATCCTGCGGACTTCTGATCAAAATAATCAAACAAGGCAAAGTATAGAAGTTATTGTTGAAGAAGTGAAACGATTAGAGAAAATCCTTGCAAATATTATGGATTTTAGTAAACCGTATGAGCCTGTTAAGATACTATCTCAAATCAATGAAATATTAGAAAATACTTGTTCCCTCATGGAACCTTACTTTAAGAGTGGTAATATTCAATTAACTAAGAAATTAGATACAAAAATACCGAAAATTATTATGGATTCAACTCAAATGAAACAGGTATTTTTAAATATTATAAAAAACGCTGTTGAATCAATGCCAGATGGAGGAATGCTTACGGTAGAAACCATGCCGGAAGGTAAATACATAAAAATTAATATTATCGATAGAGGTAAAGGTATGACTGCTAAAACTATGAAAAATATCTTTACCCCATTCTTTACTACAAAAATGGATGGGACAGGCGTAGGGCTGGCAGTATCACAAAAAATTGTAGACGATCATGGAGGATATATAAAAGTTAATAGCTCATTGTCTGAGGGAACTACTTTCTCTATTTATTTGCCTGTGAAAAAGGAGCAACCGTGA
- the dnaJ gene encoding molecular chaperone DnaJ, with the protein MPDKRDYYEVLGIDKNASKEEIKTAYRTLAKKFHPDLNKDNPKLAEEKFREMSEAYEVLIDDNKRSRYDQYGHAGVASDFGKEGFTWQDFSHVSDLEDIFGHNIFSDFFGRGSVFSDFFGRRRWGFFEQPEEQIKRALVEITLEQAYRGVSAEVAIPRIDICESCGGNGAKSGTSPDVCSHCKGKGEVKQEQLQGFGRIIKIGACPVCKGRGKVIEHPCPTCHGNGQVQRFDKITVKIPPGVDNGTTLRISADKDDSKLKEDVYVTVSVQSHSIFQRKGSDIYLEKTIALTEAALGTKVEVPTLDGNAVMKIPPGTQTDTLFRLRGSGMPRLKGHGHGDQYVRVIVRTPKNLTKRQRVLLEEFEAIEKEK; encoded by the coding sequence ATGCCAGATAAAAGAGATTATTATGAGGTATTAGGGATAGATAAAAATGCATCGAAAGAAGAGATCAAAACAGCTTATCGTACCCTTGCAAAAAAATTCCATCCAGATCTTAACAAGGATAATCCAAAACTAGCTGAAGAAAAATTCAGAGAGATGTCAGAGGCGTATGAAGTACTGATCGATGATAACAAAAGGTCTCGGTACGACCAATATGGTCACGCCGGTGTTGCCTCTGATTTTGGCAAAGAAGGATTTACATGGCAGGATTTTAGTCACGTCAGCGATTTGGAGGATATTTTTGGACACAATATTTTTTCAGATTTCTTTGGTCGTGGCAGTGTCTTTAGTGATTTCTTTGGCAGACGCAGATGGGGGTTTTTTGAACAGCCAGAGGAACAGATTAAACGAGCGCTGGTTGAGATTACTCTTGAACAAGCCTACCGAGGGGTTAGCGCAGAAGTTGCCATTCCTCGTATAGATATATGTGAGAGTTGTGGCGGAAATGGTGCTAAAAGTGGTACATCTCCTGATGTTTGTAGTCATTGTAAAGGAAAGGGAGAAGTAAAACAGGAACAATTACAGGGGTTTGGCAGGATTATTAAGATAGGGGCCTGCCCTGTTTGTAAAGGACGGGGAAAGGTTATTGAACATCCTTGTCCAACTTGCCATGGAAATGGTCAGGTACAAAGATTCGATAAAATTACTGTAAAGATACCCCCCGGTGTAGATAACGGAACAACCTTAAGGATATCAGCAGATAAGGACGATAGCAAATTAAAGGAGGATGTTTATGTAACCGTTTCCGTGCAATCTCATTCAATTTTCCAAAGAAAGGGAAGTGATATTTATTTGGAAAAGACCATTGCCCTTACTGAGGCAGCTTTAGGTACGAAGGTTGAGGTGCCAACACTAGACGGAAATGCAGTGATGAAGATCCCTCCAGGAACACAGACTGACACGTTATTTCGACTGAGAGGCAGCGGTATGCCACGCTTAAAAGGTCATGGACATGGCGATCAATATGTGCGCGTAATTGTGCGCACACCAAAGAATTTGACGAAGAGGCAAAGGGTATTACTTGAAGAATTTGAAGCTATCGAAAAGGAAAAATAG